A portion of the Juglans microcarpa x Juglans regia isolate MS1-56 chromosome 1D, Jm3101_v1.0, whole genome shotgun sequence genome contains these proteins:
- the LOC121261671 gene encoding profilin-3, with protein sequence MSWQTYVDEHLMCEIDGQHLTAAAIVGHDGSVWAQSSSFPQFKPEEIAAIMKDFDEPGSLAPTGLHLGGTKYMVIQGEAGAVIRGKKGAGGITVKKTGQALIFGIYDEPLTPGQCNMIVERLGDYLVEQGL encoded by the exons ATGTCGTGGCAAACGTATGTTGATGAGCACCTGATGTGCGAGATCGACGGCCAGCATCTCACCGCCGCAGCCATCGTCGGCCACGATGGCAGTGTCTGGGCACAGAGCTCCAGCTTCCCTCAG TTTAAGCCGGAAGAAATTGCTGCGATCATGAAAGATTTTGATGAACCTGGCTCTCTTGCCCCAACTGGGTTGCACCTTGGCGGCACAAAGTACATGGTCATCCAGGGAGAGGCCGGAGCTGTTATTCGTGGGAAGAAG GGTGCCGGTGGCATCACTGTGAAAAAAACCGGCCAAGCTTTGATTTTTGGAATATACGATGAACCTTTGACTCCTGGACAGTGTAACATGATTGTTGAGAGGCTGGGGGATTATCTGGTTGAACAGGGCCTGTAG
- the LOC121261192 gene encoding uncharacterized protein LOC121261192, protein MGEGRKQLLKGSNTPPYNHEQAKDKDYRWVIMEGHDNDDDNNNNYGGSSASNSLEDSVVSLGSISSSDMVDDASSTSNSCSSSSHSSVSGPLYELSELMAQLPIKRSGLSKYFEGKSQSFTSLSSVMRIEDLAKKEIPCRRKIKACKSYGGGLDNHKQYTLPKATISKKASRGSLSSSSFSGRRGSFLGISRPPPIPAQKINFRSI, encoded by the exons ATGGGTGAAGGTCGAAAACAACTACTTAAAGGTTCAAACACGCCGCCATACAATCACGAGCAAGCCAAAGATAAAGATTATCGGTGGGTGATCATGGAAGGtcatgataatgatgatgataataataataattatggcGGATCATCTGCATCTAATTCCCTCGAAGACTCCGTAGTTTCTCTTGGATCAATATCATCCTCAGACATGGTGGATGATGCATCTTCAACATCAAATTCATGTTCTTCATCCTCACATTCAAGTGTTAGTGGACCTTTGTATGAATTGTCAGAGCTCATGGCCCAACTACCCATCAA GAGATCAGGACTTTCCAAGTACTTTGAAGGCAAGTCTCAGTCTTTTACATCTCTTTCGAGCGTGATGAGAATAGAAGACCTTGCAAAGAAGGAAATTCCCtgtagaagaaaaataaaagcatgtaaGAGCTATGGAGGTGGCTTGGATAACCACAAACAATACACCCTGCCGAAGGCAACCATTTCTAAGAAGGCATCTAGAGGTTCATTGTCATCTTCGTCTTTTTCAGGCAGGAGAGGAAGTTTCTTGGGTATTAGTAGGCCCCCTCCAATCCCCGCACAGAAGATCAACTTTCGATCTATATAA